The Populus trichocarpa isolate Nisqually-1 chromosome 11, P.trichocarpa_v4.1, whole genome shotgun sequence genome has a segment encoding these proteins:
- the LOC7483587 gene encoding 3-oxoacyl-[acyl-carrier-protein] synthase I, chloroplastic, producing the protein MEALQSLYLSSSPLNPLHQKSHNATKPPPERISFIKASSSSTVSAPKREKDPKKRVVITGMGLVSVFGNDVDAYYDKLLAGESGIGTIDRFDASKFPTRFAGQIRGFNAQGYIDGKNDRRLDNCLRYCIVAGKKALEDADLGGNNLSKIDKEKAGVLVGTGMGGLTVFSDGVQSLIEKGHRKITPFFIPYAITNMGSALLGIELGFMGPNYSISTACATSNYCFYAAANHIRRGEADMMIAGGTEAAIIPIGLGGFVACRALSQRNDDPKTASRPWDRDRDGFVMGEGAGVLVMESLEHAMKRGAPIIAEYLGGAVNCDAYHMTDPRADGLGVSSCIERSLEDAGVSPEEVNYINAHATSTLAGDLAEINAIKKVFKNTSEIKINATKSMIGHCLGASGGLEAIATVKAITTGWLHPSINQFNPEPSVEFDTVANKKQQHAVNVAISNSFGFGGHNSVVAFSAFKP; encoded by the exons ATGGAAGCCCTGCAATCTCTATATCTCTCTTCATCTCCGTTAAACCCACTTCACCAAAAATCTCACAATGCAACAAAGCCCCCACCTGAGAGAATCTCATTCATCAAAGCATCATCATCCTCCACCGTTTCAGCTCCAAAACGAGAGAAAGACCCCAAAAAGAGGGTTGTCATAACGGGCATGGGATTGGTCTCTGTCTTTGGTAATGACGTAGATGCTTATTATGATAAATTGCTTGCTGGTGAAAGTGGGATTGGAACCATTGACCGCTTTGATGCTTCTAAGTTTCCTACCCGCTTCGCTGGGCAGATCCGGGGCTTTAATGCACAAGGCTATATTGATGGGAAAAATGATAGGAGGCTTGATAATTGCTTGAGGTATTGCATTGTTGCTGGCAAGAAGGCTCTTGAAGATGCGGATCTTGGAGGGAATAATCTATCTAAG ATTGATAAGGAGAAAGCTGGTGTGCTTGTTGGAACAGGGATGGGTGGTCTTACAGTCTTTTCTGATGGTGTTCAATCTTTAATTGAGAAAGGACACAGAAAAATTACcccattttttattccttatgCTATAACAAACATGGGCTCTGCCTTGCTTGGAATTGAACTTGGTTTCATGGGTCCAAATTACTCGATTTCAACTGCTTGTGCTACTTCTAATTATTGCTTCTATGCTGCTGCCAATCACATTCGCCGAGGTGAGGCAGATATGATGATTGCTGGTGGAACAGAAGCTGCTATCATTCCTATTGGTTTGGGAGGTTTTGTTGCATGCAGGGCCTTATCACAACGAAATGATGATCCAAAAACTGCATCTAGGCCGTGGGACAGAGATCGAGATGGTTTTGTTATGGGTGAAGGTGCAGGAGTGTTG GTAATGGAGAGCTTGGAACATGCAATGAAACGAGGCGCACCAATCATTGCTGAGTACCTGGGAGGTGCTGTTAACTGTGATGCTTATCACATGACTGATCCAAGAGCTGATGGTCTTGGGGTGTCTTCATGCATTGAGAGAAGTCTCGAAGATGCCGGCGTGTCTCCTGAGGAG GTTAACTACATAAATGCACATGCAACTTCCACTCTTGCTGGTGACCTTGCTGAGATAAATGCTATAAAGAAGGTATTTAAGAACACTTCAGAGATCAAAATCAATGCAACCAAG tctatgattggacattgccTTGGTGCTTCTGGAGGTTTGGAAGCTATTGCAACTGTGAAGGCCATAACAACAGGATGGCTGCATCCTAGTATTAACCAATTT AATCCAGAGCCCTCAGTTGAGTTTGATACTGTTGCCAACAAAAAGCAACAACATGCAGTGAATGTTG ctatttcaaattcatttggaTTTGGTGGACACAACTCTGTCGTGGCCTTTTCTGCATTCAAGCCTTGA